The window TACGGGGCTGAAGAGAAATGGGCTGAGGTAGACGAGCAGGAGAGAGATACATCTGCCTGGGAGACGTCGTCCACATTCCATAGGTTCATTTCTCCCCTCCCGGCGCGTTATATGTCTCTTCCCACTGTGAAAGCTTTGCAGAGGCACCACTCTCGAGGCGTGAAaacggcaacaaaaaaaaaaacgtaagaaGGCGAAGGAACATGTTTCGGTGGAGCATCATTAACGAGTACTCAAGATAAGTCTTTGGCATTCAGAGCTCAAAACAGCACGATGCTGCTCCTTCAAATTGGCTAATCTTGGTTGGAATAGCTGCAGTGRGAATATGTCAATCGTGAATGTCAGTTAAATCGGTTACTTAATTATGAATGACAAATGAGTGACAGCAGAGGTAAAGCAAAGGTGAGAGCAGGTTCTCTGTCGCCGTCTAACTTTCCTATAACTAGTAAACCCAGGTCTAGGAACTGTTGATGGCTTTCCTTAGACAACTACTCATTTAgagtttcagagtaggagtgcagatctaggatcaggtcccccctgtccatataatcatcttcattatgattttaaaaaaagcaaaactgatcctagatcaccattCTTTAttagacactttatgaatacgagCCCTGGTATAGTAACCCTCGCTAGCTGCTGACAATGTTTCCCTGGTCTtctgtgtagacagacagactcGCCAATTACCAGATGAGTCAGGGCCGACATAGCACTTTTTACTTCCTGATTAAATCCTTTATTTCACAGCAGAACGCCCAGCAAGGAGGCATGATGTAAAAGTTATGTCTGCTgtcagaaaggagggagggagggagggagagcgatggCATGATTACGTCATGTAAGGGACCAAATCGTCAGATTTGTCACAGCTCATTGACTTTGGAATTTAACGGGAGTGAGATGACAAGGGCTGGGAAAGACGGACGGGGTCTGTGAACCAGGGAACCCTAGGAGCTGGGAGCGTGGTCGACGTCCTGAGAGGAACAAACTATGTTACACTGTCCGTCTCTAAGTGGCAACAGATCAAATCTGTACTCACACTGGACAGCCGAGTCCTCAAACAACCGTGATGAAAGAGACACGGCAGTCAGCATTCAGTGTTATCAAATGCAGATTTACTTGATCTAGTTTGGTTTGACTCTTTTCGGCTCAATGGACAAGGAAATGAAAGCTAGGATATATCCACGCAAAGAGCTGAATCACAGTGTGTGAATCGTAGAGTCGTAGAGCAAACCCCCATGACATATGGGAACCATACTCTCACCATGCCGCGGTCATTGCACTTCTGCTCGtcaaaagaaaaaaaggaagaaaaaaacggACATAAAATGTTTACACCCACTGGGGTAATTCGCTGGTTGGTTTGGTCCCAAACAGAAGCATCCATAGCAGGGTAATGTAAGCTAATGcttccatatatagtgcatttagtaagtattcagaccccttgacttttcccacgttttgttacgttacagccttattcttaaatggaataaattgccttttccctcatcaatctacacacaataccccataattacataacaaaaacaggtttatagaattttttgcaaatgtataattattcatttttttctatgacataatacatttacatgagtattcagaccctttactcagtacttggttgaagcacctttggcagcaattacagccttgagtcttcttggatatgatgctacaagcttggcacacctgtaattggcgagtttctcccattcttctctgcagatcctctcaagctctgtcaggttggatgtggagcgttgctgcacagctattttcaggtctctccagagatgttgatcaagtccgggctctggctgggccactcaaggacattcagagacttgtcccgaagccactcctgtgttgtcttggctgtgtgcttagggtcattgtcctgttggaaggtgaacctatgccccagtctgaggtcctgaccgctctggagcaggttttcatcaaggatctctctgcactttgctctgttcatctttgcctcgatcctgactagcctcccagtccctgccgctgaaaaacatccccacagcatgattctgccaccaccatgcttcaccgtagggatggtgcccggtttcctccagacgtgacgtttggcattcaggccaaatagttcaatcttggtttcatcacaccagagaatcgtgtttctcatggtctgagaatctttagttTCCTAGAGTTGCCTTTAgttgcctgaccaaggcccttctcccccgattgctcagtttgaccttgcggccagctctaggaagctggttccaaacttcttacatttaagaatgatggaggccactgtggtcttggggtccttcaaagctgcagacatttttcggtgcccttccccagacaagttcgtgcctttccaaatcatgtccaatcaattgaatttaccacagatagaCTCCAATAAATTtgtggatgatcaatggaaacaggatgcacctgagcacaatttcgaatctcatagcaaagggtctgaatacttctgtttttatatttaatacaattgcaaaaaatcctacaaacctgttttcactttgtcattatgggctattgtgtgtagattgctgaggatttttatttatttaatccattttagaataagtctgtaacataacaaaatgtgggaaaaaatcacAGGGTStgaatactttccgaaggcactgtacaccatATTCAAACGAGGCACTATAAACTGTACAGCTGCATAAGTTACCATTACATGTGTGAATAAGTTTGTATAATCCCTGCATATAATAACATTGGTTCGATCACAAATCATAAATCTTATCATTATTGTTATGGCATCTGCATTGTTATGTAATTATGCAGCATCAGCCCCATTGGTTCAGCCAGGAGTTTGGCACATTTCTCAGCCGGAGGGATAGAATGCATATAGAACATCCTTTCYATCATTAGTGGAATATTAATCAGCAATAATGAGGGAGACTGGATTCTACAAGAAGAGAAGAAGCAGATATTGTAGATGGCTTGTTTCAATTCATTactgggagggtgagagagagagcgagagagagattctgATTCTGTGCTTCAATAAAGCCCCAGTTTTAAGCCCGGCCCCTTTTGAATATGGAAATGTTTCAAACACTGAGAAAaatcgagcgagagagagagagagaagaaggtggagggtagagggagagagagagagagagagagagagagagagagagaagaagagagagagagagagagaagagagagagagagagagagagagagagagagagagagagagagagagagagagagagagagagagagagagaagagagagaggagagagagagagagagaagagagagagagagagagagagagggcaggtctGAATTGTGAGTGGGCTTAACGACACTCAGTGAACAGACGGTGCCTCTGCATGCTCTGCCAGTACACTAGTCTGCTGCAAGCGAGGGATCGAAGTGAAGAgtgctctgcctctcctctccatccctgtcACACACCGCCTCTGCCTCCTCAGCCTCTCAGCCTTCCAGCCTCCACCAGCAAACTCCCTCCAGCCGACCAGGGAAAAACACCACTAACAACACAAGTGGATATGAACAGAACCCAAAAGACAGGAGGACGCAGGAGTCAAGGGGCTTCTCACAGGAGATAAGAGGGGATCTAAAAGAAGGATACTAAACAGAAAGTAGAAAAAAAACTaagggggaaacagagagagagagagagagagagagagaagagagagaccctGGCATTACCCATCCTTATCCTTCCAATACATATTTTCTGAAGCGCGCCGGTCGgtcactaaaataataatgacagAGTTGACTGGATTTAAGCCGTGCAGGTCAGCGATCGCTTCAAGTGACGGACGGTAATTTGTGTTGACAGATCTGCCKCCAGTCTTTATCGAGAGGgggtaagaagaaaaaaaatagagagagagtttTGAGTTagtcttttcctctcctttcttgGTTGGCTTGCTttttcctctgttctcctcttcgGATCATCGCAGCAGTAGTGACTgcagaggagcaggagggagagagcgagcgagagagagagcgaggaggcaCGGCACTCATGCATGCAGCCGAGCAGGGAACTTGCACTTCCTAACAAGCATCCACTTGGATTCCTTGGGTCTTTTCTGGCTTCTTTCACACGAGGAGAACTAAGACATTGTAAGCCTGCCAGGATCTGGTATTCTGGCTGAAAAGgacgagaggggggggggcaaatttGTACCACACTGGGGTCCTTTTTTAGATTCACACATAATTAGTGCGGGCACAAAGGAAGTCGCTGAATAGGGGATGTCCGTCTCTGGATAGGGGTGAGTAGGATTCCTTTCATACGTGATCGCTCGGTGAAGAAAGCATTTTTTACCCGCCTCTGCTCGCATCTTGCCCCCTGATATCTAACATGAGCAAAGTGACTTGCCCTTTATCCCTCTCCcctgttcttttctttttttcccccacacTGGATTCCTCTTCCTTTCTATAAGTAAATACCTTGGggagaaaaacacacacgcacaacacaattCACTACAAGGAAaggaatacaaaaaaaatacaagagCTGGTTTCCTGCCGGGGAGAGATTACAAATTACGATGTGAACCATGACAYAATAATACCGGAACGATTCCAATGGACATTTTCTCTGCGGATCTATCCGAGGATTTTCAGGCTGATGGATTTCCTTCTAATAGGCTTGTACCTAAAGTGGCCCCTGAGGAAGCCCCCTGGGTTGATACTGTTGCTTTGCTGCTCGCTGGGCATCATGCTCAAAATGGTCCCATCGGTGGAGGGCGTCTGCCCCCGTCTATGCCGCTGCGACAGCAAGCTGCTCTACTGCGAGGGGCTCAATCTCACCGACGTTCCACGCAACCTGAGCAGCGCACTGGGCCTGTCCATGCGCGAGAACAACCTGACGGAGCTGCGCGAGGGCCACTTCGCTGGCCTGTCGCAGCTCACCTGGCTCTACTTGGATCATAACAACATCGACGTGGTGGAGGAGGGCACCTTCGACAGGCTGCGCCGGGTCAAGGAGCTCGACCTGAGCACCAACCATATCGAGAGCCTGCCCAACGGCACCTTCAGGCCCCTCCCCAACCTGCGCATCCTAGACCTATCGTACAACAGGCTGCAGGCGCTGGAACCCGACCTTTTCCARGGCCTGAGGAAGCTAACCAATTTGCATTTGCGCTACAACGCCCTCAAGTTTGTCCCAGTGAGGATCTTCCAGGACTGCCGGAGCATGCAGTTCCTGGACCTGGGCTACAACCAGCTTCAGAGCCTGGCGCGGAACTCCTTCGCCGGGCTCTTCAAGCTCACCGAGCTGCACCTGGAGCACAATGAGCTGGTCAAAGTCAACCTGGCCCACTTCCCCCGCCTCATCTCGCTGCGCACGCTCTACATGCGCAGCAACCGGGCCACCATTGTGGTCAGCACCCTGGACTGGACCTGGCCCTTCCTGGAGAAGATTGACCTGTCGGCCAATGAGATCGCATACATCGAGCCACACGTCTTTGAGAGCGTGCCCAACCTCA is drawn from Salvelinus sp. IW2-2015 unplaced genomic scaffold, ASM291031v2 Un_scaffold824, whole genome shotgun sequence and contains these coding sequences:
- the LOC112068997 gene encoding LOW QUALITY PROTEIN: leucine-rich repeat transmembrane neuronal protein 1-like (The sequence of the model RefSeq protein was modified relative to this genomic sequence to represent the inferred CDS: deleted 2 bases in 1 codon), with amino-acid sequence MDFLLIGLYLKWPLRKPPGLILLLCCSLGIMLKMVPSVEGVCPRLCRCDSKLLYCEGLNLTDVPRNLSSALGLSMRENNLTELREGHFAGLSQLTWLYLDHNNIDVVEEGTFDRLRRVKELDLSTNHIESLPNGTFRPLPNLRILDLSYNRLQALEPDLFQGLRKLTNLHLRYNALKFVPVRIFQDCRSMQFLDLGYNQLQSLARNSFAGLFKLTELHLEHNELVKVNLAHFPRLISLRTLYMRSNRATIVVSTLDWTWPFLEKIDLSANEIAYIEPHVFESVPNLKALMLDANRLTAVEQRILDSWSSLGSITLAGNEWECSRNVCALAQWLSAFRGQRDSQLLCSSPDVAQGEDVLDAVYAFQLCEDGIDQATTTTGWYPGYTTKDQARGGPTANPYDPPAAEGGAVVTNSFTVTVANLDDIXSTMQIHKVVTGTMALIFSFLIVVLMLYVTWKCFPAGVRQVRQCFSSHRRKQKQKQSMQQMATMSTPEYYVDYKPNHIEGALVIINEYGSALARQQPSRECEV